The nucleotide sequence GCGACCTTCGATTTTACCGACCGCTTCAATTGCAGATAACAATTGCTGGGCAGCTTCAGCTTCCGTGTAACCGCGTCGAATCGCTACTTTGATTGCCGCTTCATCTGCATCTAGTTGAGACTGAGAAGTGCGAGTATTTCGCCAAATTTGAGTTGCTGCCAGTCCGCTTAATCCGCTAGCCACGACAACACCCACGGCATCTCCTTGGACAAGCTGCACAATTGCTCCGATTGCCCCAGCCATCACGACGCCTTGATAAAGGTCGGGTTTAAACCACTTGATCCCAGTCAGCCAAGCAACTGTGCGTAAAATCAGTAAATCTCGCTGCGGCTGAGATAACCGACGCCACAAATCAAAATTGATATAAATCGGTCGATCTTGTGCCCAAGGTAGCGGAAACGGGCTATCAATCACCTGCGATTGCTCTGGTTTGCTGACCACTTTTGTCAGCATTCGACCAGATGCAGGCATGACATCTAATAAGCGGCGAATTTCAGGCTCTGGATTCATCTTGGATGGCTTGGGGCAACTCAGGTAAAGATGCGATCGCTCTACTCACTCAAAACTATTCTAAGGAATGTGGACGAAATAACTGGTAAAAGTAGGGGCAGGCTCCTACTGTCATGTCCCTACCCAGGAATTGAAATAAATCCACAATCCGCCGTTTTAGGGGGAAGGAGACGGAACGGCTGAAGCCGTAGGCTTGGGTTGAGGAGCTTGCTTTGGCGGGGTGGTGGCTCTGGGCGTTGCTGGAGGACGAGGGGATGGGATCGCCTTGGGTGTTGTTGTCGTTCTGGGTGTCGCCGGAGGTTTCGTGGCGGGCGCTTGCAGGCGAGTCGCTGGTGAGGGCGCTACGGCTGGATTACCAGGTGTTGCCGTTGGTTCGGGTGAAATCGTCGTAGCTGGTAAGGGCGTTATGGCTGGGTTGACGGGTGTTGACGTTGGTACAGGGGAAACCGTCGCACCGGGAACGGGAGACAGCGTTGGGCTGGCAGCTGGGGCGGTGATAGAAGCCGGAGTTCCTTGTACACCCAAAATGCTGGGATCTCCAGTGTCAAACACACCTGCAAGACAGGCAATCATTAATGTCCCCAGAGTTCCGGCAAACAAAGCTTTCCAACCGAGTTCGGAGATATCTTTGCGCCGAGAAGGAATTAAGGCAATAGTGCCACCCACAAAAATACCGACTGAAGCAAGATGGGCAAATCCAGAGAGGGCATAACTGACGATTAAGACAGTGCGATCGCTTAGGGGATTCACTGGTCTTTGGGCAGCTTCTGCCAATGCTTGATAAGGAGGAATTGCCGTTTCTAATAATCTGCGCCCAATGATTACAGATGCTTCCCAAGATTCGCTCAAGGGAACGCCTGTTAAAATAGTCAGCGGATAAAATAAGGCTCCTTCAATATTTTGCAAGGTAACAATTTTAAAGAAGTCACCCAATCCGCCGGGTAAACCTGCCAACCAACCAAAAAATTGATTGATTAAAGAAACCAAACCCAAAATTAGAATCAGTACGGCAGCGATCGCGACTGCCATTTTCACTCCATCTAAAGAGCCGACAATCGCTGCATCTAAGGGGCTGACTCGCTCGATAGGTTCTCCACCCACTGTTTCCTGTTTCGGCTTGTCCTGATTCTCGTATTCCTCAAACTCATTTTGCTCAAACTCTTTGGCTTGTTTCTCGCTAGGAATGCCACCAAGCGTTACAGGAACTCCTGTTTCCGGTACTAAAATTTTTGAGATTACAAAACAAGCGGGAATAGCAATAATAGATGCCGATACTAAATGTCCTAGAATATTCGGAAAAACAGGTTTGAGGAAACTAACGTAAATTGCCAAAGTTGAGGAAGCAGCAGTGCCAAAACAACAAGCTAGAATTGCTGCTAGTTCCGAACGGGTCATTTTCGGCAGATACGGCTTAACGACAATCGCTGCCTCAATGCCTACAAAAATATTAGCAGCACCGCTTAAGGCTTCCGCTCCGCTCAAGCGCATTGTCCAATAAAATAATTTAGCAAAAATCTCGGTGATAATTTGAATGACACCAATATTGTAGAGAAGTGCCATCAGTCCGGAGAAAAAAATCACCGTCGGTAAGGCGCGAAAAGCAAAAATATAGCCAAGATTGACGGGTGGAATTCCAACTGGAACTGGTGGATTTCCCTTAGGTACTATATTTCCGCCAAATACAAATCGTGCCCCAAAGTCAGCAGCTTCAAAAACGCCATTTAGTAAGTTACTAAACCATTCTAAAGCTGTGCGTGTCGGCGGGAACTGAAACACCAAAAAAGCCAAAACTAACTGTAAGCCAATGCCCCAGATAATGACACGCCAGGGGATGACTCGTTTGTGCTCCGAAAACAACCACGCGATCGCGCATAAACCAAAAATGCCCAGAAAAGAGATAACGTTAAGATACCAAGGATGAGACATGGGCCAGAGTCCTTACTTGTTGACAGAGTACTTCCCAGTTTGCCGTCCCCTACAAATGAGCGCGTTTTTCGGCTTTATCCCCGTCTTACGAGGGATGACACGGGACACCCAAGACAATAGCCGAAAATGAGGTGCTTCAGTACTACTACAGCTTTAAAATAGGCACAGAAGCCTGTATCTTATTCAAACTTAAGAATATCCTAAAGACAGGGAAACAACTTGACTAGAGCCGTCCCAACTTGTTAATG is from Coleofasciculus sp. FACHB-1120 and encodes:
- a CDS encoding DUF3318 domain-containing protein translates to MNPEPEIRRLLDVMPASGRMLTKVVSKPEQSQVIDSPFPLPWAQDRPIYINFDLWRRLSQPQRDLLILRTVAWLTGIKWFKPDLYQGVVMAGAIGAIVQLVQGDAVGVVVASGLSGLAATQIWRNTRTSQSQLDADEAAIKVAIRRGYTEAEAAQQLLSAIEAVGKIEGRPSLNFTELIRSQNLRAIAGLSSLSVPESVKKSG
- a CDS encoding nucleoside transporter C-terminal domain-containing protein — encoded protein: MSHPWYLNVISFLGIFGLCAIAWLFSEHKRVIPWRVIIWGIGLQLVLAFLVFQFPPTRTALEWFSNLLNGVFEAADFGARFVFGGNIVPKGNPPVPVGIPPVNLGYIFAFRALPTVIFFSGLMALLYNIGVIQIITEIFAKLFYWTMRLSGAEALSGAANIFVGIEAAIVVKPYLPKMTRSELAAILACCFGTAASSTLAIYVSFLKPVFPNILGHLVSASIIAIPACFVISKILVPETGVPVTLGGIPSEKQAKEFEQNEFEEYENQDKPKQETVGGEPIERVSPLDAAIVGSLDGVKMAVAIAAVLILILGLVSLINQFFGWLAGLPGGLGDFFKIVTLQNIEGALFYPLTILTGVPLSESWEASVIIGRRLLETAIPPYQALAEAAQRPVNPLSDRTVLIVSYALSGFAHLASVGIFVGGTIALIPSRRKDISELGWKALFAGTLGTLMIACLAGVFDTGDPSILGVQGTPASITAPAASPTLSPVPGATVSPVPTSTPVNPAITPLPATTISPEPTATPGNPAVAPSPATRLQAPATKPPATPRTTTTPKAIPSPRPPATPRATTPPKQAPQPKPTASAVPSPSP